The proteins below are encoded in one region of Ricinus communis isolate WT05 ecotype wild-type chromosome 6, ASM1957865v1, whole genome shotgun sequence:
- the LOC8272387 gene encoding transcription repressor OFP13 encodes MKIIPSLFKNKETRNRHHHQPWQKWPSCNYPKTLSFRADDIFKTVNSVFFDPTTSVEHVAEIETPKSWFTNSSEATSFPTDQSEDFGGDSLEVVVRGARSERLFFEPGDTNSILEKAKPGGFPFQESVVLAMESDDPYVDFRRSMEDMVESHGLKDWGSLEELLVWYLKVNGKKNHGFIIGAFIDLLVGIGAAASYSDSTTFSSVVSSFSSSSSPFCSLENGYDEIQEEELVVLC; translated from the coding sequence atgaaaatcatTCCTTCACTCTTTAAGAACAAAGAAACAAGGAACAGGCATCATCATCAACCATGGCAAAAATGGCCTTCATGTAACTATCCCAAGACTCTTTCATTCAGAGCTGATGACATTTTCAAGACTGTAAACTCAGTGTTCTTTGATCCAACTACTAGTGTTGAACATGTGGCTGAAATTGAAACACCCAAGTCATGGTTCACTAACTCATCAGAGGCTACAAGCTTCCCAACTGACCAATCAGAGGATTTTGGTGGAGATTCATTGGAGGTGGTTGTGCGTGGGGCAAGATCAGAGAGGCTGTTTTTTGAGCCTGGTGACACAAATTCAATACTAGAGAAGGCTAAACCAGGAGGGTTTCCTTTCCAGGAAAGTGTAGTGCTAGCAATGGAGTCAGATGATCCATATGTTGATTTCAGGAGGTCAATGGAAGATATGGTTGAATCTCATGGACTTAAAGATTGGGGTTCTCTAGAGGAGTTATTAGTTTGGTATTTAAAGGTTAATGGAAAGAAGAATCATGGATTCATAATTGGAGCTTTTATTGATCTTCTTGTTGGAATTGGAGCAGCTGCCTCTTATTCTGATTCTACTACTTTTTCCTCtgttgtttcttctttttcttcttcttcatctcctTTTTGTTCCTTAGAAAATGGATATGATGAGATTCAAGAGGAAGAACTGGTAGTTCTGTGTTaa